Proteins encoded in a region of the Podospora pseudopauciseta strain CBS 411.78 chromosome 6, whole genome shotgun sequence genome:
- a CDS encoding hypothetical protein (EggNog:ENOG503PYGZ), translated as MMFKPSTVLYALLGLATFGNAAAVPAEDTTAAAPLEKRVWLSNFDMQALCRQQVHNAASAIRKGNKCQDWRCIYNNVEYHANMALYCSDKHGTQAYAACGGGTVWDWQCHDRN; from the coding sequence ATGATGTTCAAGCCCTCCACCGTTCTCTACGCccttctcggcctcgccACCTTTGGCAACGCCGCTGCCGTCCCTGCCGAGGACACCACCGCTGCCGCCCCCCTCGAGAAGCGCGTCTGGCTCAGCAACTTTGACATGCAGGCTCTCTGCAGGCAGCAAGTCCACAACGCCGCGTCTGCCATTCGCAAGGGCAACAAGTGCCAGGATTGGAGGTGCATCTACAACAACGTGGAATATCATGCCAACATGGCACTGTACTGCTCCGACAAACACGGTACTCAGGCGTATGCTGCCTGCGGTGGTGGCACCGTCTGGGATTGGCAGTGCCACGATCGCAACTAA